The proteins below come from a single Malus domestica chromosome 03, GDT2T_hap1 genomic window:
- the LOC103427048 gene encoding putative disease resistance RPP13-like protein 1, translated as MALVGEALLSGSIQVLCDKIVSGEFMDFFRARRLNLSLVDKLKVTLMTLHVVLNDAEEKQIVNRAVRMWLYELKHAVFDAEDLVDEIDTEALRRKPKDRTMTTQVCNILSTSLNPFNYKGLNGRIQDLFNKLEHLAKQKNVLGLKEGVGAKVSQRTPTTSVVEEGFCTYGRDGDKEKLKALLLLSDNESSSNFSVVPIFGMGGVGKTTLAQLLYNDGQVKEHFDTNAWVCVSEQYEALRVIQTLIEEITKKPCDNLGMNSLEVQLSEQLMGKRFLLVLDDLWNESYDEWDRLRTLFTYGAKGSKVIVTTRSRRVASIVHNTIPIHDLEKLSDEDCCLLLEKHAFRNENPSAHPDLEGIGKQIACKCNGLPLAAKILGGLLSCNLDYKEWNHILNSNFWNLPHANNSILPSLRLSYHYLPTYLKRCFAYCSIFPKHYEFERENVILLWVADGLILQSESKDTIEEIGERYFDELLSRSLFQKPRLDQPRFTMHDLINDLAMFVSGEFCFRFDQKNSHEVPKRVRHLSYMRGNFDTSLKFEPLKGVECLRTFFPVSLAPYDSRDRGYVSNKVLDDLLPAQKCLRAFSLSRYQNINHLPSSIGNHIHLRYVDLSYTAIKRLPDTVCTLYNLQTLLLLGCSSLVELPADMWKLIHLRHLEISGTNIKEMPTHMGRLKSLRTLTVFMLGKSVGSSIAELRELLHLRGKISILNLQNVVGVIDALLKDKKDLNDVELAWGHEVSNDFVKERHVLERLQPSVNLAKLTIKFYGGTTFPNWVGDSSFSNLQVMRLGACSNCSSLPPVGQLPALKELYIQRMELVTSVDVELYGGNQPFRSLEKLEFRDMPEWKEWLPSPSGGESPDFPRLKELKLIWCQKLRGNLPTHLPSLKILEVWGCEVLHGNRASNTLNTESLRRSLEQLTISGCPGLSLSLQSTETLPSLQMFNISYLGGREWLPQMVHNSNRLQHLSLSKCSSLLSFPTNGLPTTLTSLRIDDCRKLEFLSREMMAELTSLQTLDLVESCDSLRSFPLGIFPKLSSLYIWGCQNLESFSVEGGANENLSHLDSLAIVTCPNLVSFPDGGLPTPNLTYFSVLECNNLKFLPDRMHTLTALQFLWIQSLPNLVSFAQGGLPPNLQTFWIKNCERPRPSAEWGLQGLVSLRRFWIEGNKDLLETLLEEQMLPASLHTLKISSVSNLKSLDGKGLEHLTSLQELRILGCESLEILPKDGFLASLSFLGIWHCPSLKKRYEKKKGKDWKNIARIPCIRIDDEITI; from the coding sequence ATGGCTTTGGTTGGAGAGGCTTTGCTCTCCGGTTCCATCCAGGTGCTCTGCGACAAGATTGTCTCCGGGGAGTTCATGGACTTCTTCCGGGCAAGAAGACTCAACCTTTCACTCGTGGACAAACTGAAGGTGACGTTGATGACACTCCACGTAGTCCTCAACGATGCAGAGGAGAAGCAGATTGTCAACCGTGCCGTCAGGATGTGGCTTTACGAGCTCAAACATGCTGTGTTTGATGCCGAGGACTTGGTGGATGAGATTGATACTGAAGCTTTGCGTCGCAAGCCAAAAGATCGGACTATGACAACCCAGGTGTGCAACATCCTTTCTACCTCTCTTAATCCTTTTAATTATAAGGGCTTGAACGGTAGAATACAAGATTTATTCAACAAGTTGGAACACCttgcaaaacaaaagaatgtcCTCggtcttaaagaaggtgttggggCCAAGGTTTCACAAAGAACTCCCACAACTTCTGTTGTTGAGGAAGGATTTTGTACCTATGGAAGGGATGGAgataaagaaaagttaaaagcTCTACTGCTGCTATCTGACAATGAAAGTAGCAGTAATTTTTCTGTTGTCCCTATTTTCGGAATGGGCGGGGTTGGTAAGACAACTCTTGCTCAACTTCTTTACAATGATGGACAAGTTAAAGAGCATTTTGATACGAATGCTTGGGTTTGTGTTTCCGAACAGTATGAGGCTTTGAGGGTGATTCAGACCCTTATTGAGGAAATCACTAAAAAACCTTGTGATAACTTGGGTATGAATTCCCTTGAAGTTCAACTAAGTGAACAATTGATGGGAAAGAGATTTTTACTTGTCCTGGATGACCTTTGGAATGAGAGCTATGATGAGTGGGATCGTCTACGAACTCTTTTCACGTATGGAGCGAAGGGAAGCAAGGTCATTGTAACAACAAGGAGTAGGCGTGTTGCATCCATCGTGCACAATACTATTCCAATTCACGACCTGGAAAAATTATCAGACGAGGATTGCTGCTTGTTACTGGAAAAACATGCATTTAGAAATGAGAACCCTAGTGCTCATCCAGATTTGGAAGGAATTGGTAAGCAAATTGCATGCAAGTGCAACGGTTTGCCTTTAGCTGCAAAAATATTAGGGGGTCTCTTAAGTTGCAACCTAGACTACAAGGAATGGAATCACATACTAAATAGCAATTTTTGGAATCTACCACATGCTAATAATAGTATTCTTCCTTCTCTAAGATTGAGCTACCATTATCTTCCAACTTACTTGAAACGATGTTTTGCTTATTGCTCAATTTTTCCAAAGCACTATGAATTTGAAAGGGAAAATGTAATTCTACTATGGGTGGCAGATGGTTTAATTCTACAGTCAGAGAGCAAGGATACAATAGAGGAGATTGGTGAAAGATACTTTGATGAATTGTTATCGCGATCACTATTTCAAAAACCAAGATTGGACCAACCAAGGTTCACTATGCATGATCTCATCAATGACTTGGCTATGTTTGTGTCTGGAGAGTTTTGTTTCAGGTTCGATCAGAAAAATTCACATGAAGTTCCTAAAAGAGTTCGCCACTTGTCGTATATGAGAGGAAACTTTGATACATCTCTAAAATTTGAGCCATTAAAAGGAGTTGAGTGTTTGCGAACCTTCTTTCCAGTGTCTTTAGCACCATATGATAGCCGTGATCGTGGATATGTAAGCAATAAGGTTCTAGATGATTTACTGCCAGCACAAAAATGTTTACGGGCTTTTTCATTGTCAAGATATCAAAATATCAATCACTTACCTAGTTCCATTGGTAACCACATCCACTTGCGCTATGTTGATCTCTCTTATACGGCAATTAAAAGGTTACCAGATACAGTGTGCACTCTCTACAATTTACAGACTCTGTTGTTGTTAGGTTGTTCTTCTCTTGTTGAATTGCCTGCAGACATGTGGAAATTGATTCATTTGCGTCATCTTGAAATTAGTGGAACTAACATAAAAGAGATGCCTACTCATATGGGTAGACTAAAAAGTTTGAGAACGCTGACTGTTTTTATGTTGGGGAAATCTGTTGGATCAAGCATTGCAGAATTGAGGGAGTTGTTGCACCTTCGAGGAAAAATTTCAATCTTGAATCTGCAAAATGTAGTTGGTGTTATTGATGCCTTGCTGAAGGATAAGAAAGATCTCAATGATGTAGAGTTGGCATGGGGTCATGAAGTTTCCAATGATTTTGTGAAAGAGAGACATGTACTTGAAAGACTACAACCTTCGGTAAATTTGGCGAAACTAACCATcaagttttatggtggaaccacTTTCCCCAATTGGGTGGGAGACTCGTCTTTCTCCAACTTACAAGTGATGCGTCTCGGAGCTTGTAGTAATTGTAGTTCTCTGCCACCAGTTGGTCAGCTACCTGCTCTCAAAGAGCTCTACATACAAAGGATGGAATTGGTTACGAGTGTTGATGTTGAGTTGTACGGTGGAAATCAACCATTTCGATCTTTAGAGAAGCTCGAGTTCAGGGATATGCCAGAGTGGAAGGAATGGCTGCCTAGCCCAAGTGGAGGTGAAAGTCCAGACTTTCCTCGGCTTAAGGAGCTGAAGTTAATTTGGTGTCAGAAGCTGAGAGGAAACTTGCCCACTCATCTTCCTTCCTTGAAAATACTTGAGGTCTGGGGATGCGAGGTTCTACATGGAAACAGGGCCAGTAATACCCTGAACACGGAATCCTTACGACGATCTCTTGAACAACTGACAATAAGTGGATGCCCGGGTCTCTCATTGTCACTACAGTCGACGGAGACGCTGCCGTCGCTTCAGATGTTTAATATTTCTTATCTTGGTGGGAGGGAATGGTTGCCGCAAATGGTGCACAACAGCAATCGTCTTCAACATTTGAGTCTTTCTAAGTGTTCCTCACTCTTGTCGTTCCCTACAAATGGTCTGCCCACCACGCTGACATCACTCCGTATAGATGACTGCAGAAAATTAGAATTCCTATCACGTGAGATGATGGCCGAATTGACTTCCCTTCAGACTTTGGATCTTGTAGAGAGCTGTGATTCTCTGAGGTCGTTCCCGTTGGGCATTTTCCCCAAACTTTCATCCCTTTATATATGGGGTTGTCAGAATCTGGAATCCTTTTCTGTTGAAGGAGGAGCAAATGAAAATCTCAGCCATCTCGACTCCCTGGCTATTGTGACATGCCCAAACCTTGTCTCTTTTCCTGACGGAGGATTGCCTACTCCCAACCTGACATACTTTTCAGTCTTGGAATGCAATAATTTGAAGTTTTTGCCGGACCGAATGCACACCCTCACCGCCCTTCAATTTTTGTGGATACAAAGTCTTCCAAATCTGGTGTCATTTGCACAAGGGGGTTTGCCTCCCAACCTACAAACATTTTGGATCAAAAATTGTGAGAGACCGAGGCCTTCAGCGGAGTGGGGATTGCAAGGACTTGTCTCTCTCCGACGATTTTGGATTGAAGGAAACAAGGATCTGTTGGAGACGTTGCTCGAGGAACAGATGCTCCCTGCCAGTCTTCACACTCTCAAAATCTCTTCTGTATCGAATCTGAAATCTTTGGACGGCAAGGGTCTTGAGCACCTCACTTCTCTTCAAGAGCTACGAATTTTAGGGTGCGAGAGTCTCGAAATCCTTCCAAAAGACGGTTTTCTGGCATCTCTTTCTTTCCTGGGCATCTGGCATTGTCCTTCTTTGAAGAAGAGGTacgagaagaagaaaggaaaagattGGAAAAACATAGCTCGCATTCCTTGCATACGGATAGATGATGAAATCACTATATGA
- the LOC103407554 gene encoding zinc finger CCCH domain-containing protein 14-like, producing MMEFGGGGRKRGRPEAAHFNGNGGFKKSKPEMESFQPGIGSKSKPCTKFFSTSGCPFGEGCHFLHYVPGGIKAVSQMTGSNPTHPPPPRNSAAPPSFPDGSSPPAVKTRLCNKYNTVEGCKFGDKCHFAHGEWELGRPTAQSYEDPRAGAGFPGRMGGRMESAPPAHGAVASFGATATAKISVDASLAGAIIGKNGVHSKQICRVTGAKLSIREHETDHKLRNIELEGTLDQIKDASAMVRELIGNVSSGAGPHNMRNPAMSASSPASNFRTKLCENFTKGTCTFGDRCHFAHGQEELRRSAM from the exons ATGATGGAGTTCGGAGGAGGTGGCCGGAAGAGAGGCAGGCCGGAAGCTGCGCACTTTAATGGGAATGGCGGCTTCAAGAAATCCAAGCCAG AAATGGAGTCCTTTCAACCTGGTATAGGAAGCAAATCGAAGCCATGCACAAAGTTTTTCAG CACTTCCGGGTGCCCTTTTGGTGAAGGGTGTCACTTTTTGCATTATGTTCCTGGTGGCATCAAAGCAGTGTCTCAGATGACTGGTAGCAATCCAAcccatcctcctcctcctagaAATTCAGCAGCCCCGCCATCATTTCCAGATGGTTCTTCTCCTCCAGCTGTCAAGACACGGTTGTGTAATAAGTACAACACAGTTGAAGGTTGCAAGTTTGGGGATAAATGCCATTTTGCCCACGGTGAGTGGGAGCTTGGTAGGCCCACTGCTCAATCCTATGAAGATCCTCGTGCAGGGGCAGGATTTCCAGGCAGGATGGGAGGTCGGATGGAGTCTGCCCCACCGGCACATGGAGCTGTAGCAAGTTTTGGGGCCACAGCCACGGCTAAGATCAGTGTTGATGCTTCGCTTGCTGGAGCTATTATTGGGAAAAACGGTGTACACTCAAAGCAAATTTGTCGTGTGACCGGAGCGAAGCTTTCTATAAGAGAGCATGAGACAGATCATAAGCTGAGGAACATTGAGCTTGAGGGTACCTTGGACCAGATTAAAGACGCCAGTGCCATGGTTCGTGAGCTCATTGGGAACGTGAGTTCGGGTGCTGGACCTCACAACATGAGGAACCCTGCTATGTCAGCCTCATCTCCGGCAAGCAACTTCAGGACTAAGCTTTGTGAGAACTTTACTAAAGGTACATGCACCTTTGGGGATAGGTGCCACTTTGCACATGGACAAGAAGAGTTGCGCAGGTCGGCGATGTGA
- the LOC103427047 gene encoding putative disease resistance RPP13-like protein 1, protein MALVGEALLSGSIKLLCDKIASGQFMDFFRARRLNHSLMDKLKVTLMTLHAVLDDAEEKQIVNAAVAMWLDELKDAVFDAQDLVDEMDTEALRRKVKDQTKQTQVCNFLSTSLSPFNYKGMNGRIKDLFQRLEHLAEQRNRLGLREGVGRKVSQRTPTTSVVEEGFCPYGRDTDKEKLKTLLLPSDNESSSNFSVVPIVGMGGVGKTTLAQLLYNDEQVKEHFDIHAWVCVSEQYDALRVIKTLSEQITEKSCDISDMNSLEIRLREQVRREQVRDISDMNSLEIRLREQVRGKTFLFVLDDLWNESYDEWDRLRTLFTYGAKGSKVIVTTRSRHVASTVHNTIPTHDLEKLSDDDCWLLLTKHAFRNENSSAHPDLEEVGQKIARKCNGLPLASKTLGSLLGCNLDFKEWNHILDSNLWDLPHANSVLPSLRLSYHYLPSYLKRCFAYCSIFPKGYELEKENVILLWVAEGLIPQSEREKAMEEVGERYFDELLSRSLFQKPRLDQPSFTMHDLINDLAMFVSREFCFRLDQKHSHEVPKRVRHFSYMRGNIDTSSKFQPLGGVKCLHTFFPMSLTPYDDTRDDELYVSNKVLDDLLPTQKCLRAFSLSRYKNINHLPNSIGNHIHLRYIDLSYTTIKMLPDTVCTLYNLQTLLLLGCSSLVKLPANMRKLIHLRHLDIRGTDINEMPVHMGRLKSLRTLTAFVLGKSTGSNIGELRELSHLRGKISILNLQNVVGSIDALLKDKKDLNEVELAWGYEVSNDFVKKKHVLESLQPPVNLVKLTIKWYGGTSFPNWVGDSSFSNLQVMRLSGCSDCSSLPPVGRLPALKELYVGGMTSITSVGVEFYGGNQPFQSLEKLEFVYMPKWEEWLPSPSGGESPDFPRLKELILDQCPKLRGYLPTHLPSLVNLGVYRSNVLHWSMETLPSLQKLDIDIVGGKEWLPQMVRNSNCLQSMTLSFCSSLLSLPTNGLPTTLTSLRISYCKKLEFLSEMMAKLTSLQSLRLSNSCDSLSSFPLGIFPKLSSLEICSCRNLKSLSVEGGADENLSRLNSLRIETCPNLVAFPDGGLPTPNLTSFYVSGCKSLKLLPDRMHTLTALQELSISCLPNVVSFAQGGLPPNLQSLSISDCNRLRPSVEWGLQGLVSLRQFRVSRESKDLLETLLNEQLLPATLHTLQISSVWNLKSLDGKGLEHLTSLQQLQIEWCGSLKFLPKEGFPASLSYLNIRRCPSLKKRYLKKRYENVARIPCVKIDGEVNIL, encoded by the coding sequence ATGGCTTTGGTTGGAGAGGCTTTGCTCTCCGGTTCGATCAAGCTGCTGTGCGACAAGATTGCCTCCGGACAGTTCATGGACTTCTTCCGGGCAAGAAGGCTTAACCATTCGCTCATGGACAAACTGAAGGTGACATTGATGACACTTCATGCAGTACTCGACGACGCAGAGGAGAAGCAGATTGTCAACGCTGCTGTGGCGATGTGGCTTGATGAACTCAAAGATGCTGTGTTCGATGCGCAGGACCTGGTGGATGAGATGGATACTGAGGCTTTGCGTCGCAAGGTGAAAGATCAGACTAAGCAAACCCAGGTGTGCAACTTCCTCTCTACCTCTCTTAGTCCTTTTAATTATAAAGGCATGAATGGTAGGATAAAGGATTTATTTCAGAGGTTAGAACACCTTGCAGAACAGCGAAATCGCCTTGGTCTTAGAGAAGGTGTTGGGCGCAAGGTTTCACAAAGAACTCCCACAACTTCTGTAGTTGAGGAAGGATTCTGTCCCTATGGTAGGGATACGgataaagaaaagttaaaaacactactGCTGCCATCTGACAATGAAAGTAGCAGTAATTTTTCTGTAGTCCCGATAGTTGGAATGGGCGGGGTTGGTAAGACAACCCTTGCTCAACTCCTTTACAATGATGAACAGGTTAAAGAGCATTTTGACATTCATGCTTGGGTTTGTGTTTCCGAACAGTATGATGCTTTGAGGGTGATTAAGACCCTTAGTGAGCAAATCACTGAGAAATCTTGTGATATCTCAGATATGAATTCCCTTGAAATTCGACTAAGGGAACAAGTAAGGAGGGAACAAGTAAGGGATATCTCAGATATGAATTCCCTTGAAATTCGACTAAGGGAGCAAGTAAGGGGAAAGACATTTTTATTTGTCCTGGATGACCTTTGGAATGAGAGCTATGACGAGTGGGATCGTCTACGAACTCTTTTCACTTATGGGGCGAAGGGAAGTAAAGTCATTGTAACAACAAGGAGTAGACATGTTGCATCCACCGTGCACAATACTATTCCAACTCatgacttagaaaaattgtcggACGATGATTGCTGGTTGTTACTGACAAAACATGCATTTAGAAATGAAAATTCCAGTGCACATCCAGACTTGGAAGAAGTTGGTCAGAAAATTGCACGCAAGTGCAACGGTTTGCCTTTAGCTTCAAAAACACTAGGGAGTCTCTTAGGTTGCAACCTAGACTTCAAGGAATGGAATCACATATTGGATAGCAATCTTTGGGATCTACCACACGCTAATAGTGTTCTTCCTTCTCTAAGATTGAGTTACCATTATCTTCCAAGTTACTTGAAACGATGCTTTGCTTATTGCTCAATTTTTCCAAAGGGCTATGAATTGGAAAAGGAAAATGTTATTCTATTATGGGTGGCAGAAGGTTTAATTCCAcaatcagagagagagaaagcaatGGAGGAGGTTGGTGAAAGATACTTTGATGAATTGTTATCACGATCACTATTTCAAAAACCAAGATTGGATCAACCAAGTTTCACTATGCATGATTTAATCAATGACTTGGCTATGTTTGTGTCTAGAGAGTTTTGTTTTAGATTGGATCAGAAACATTCGCATGAAGTTCCTAAAAGAGTTCGCCACTTCTCGTATATGAGAGGAAATATTGATACATCTTCAAAATTTCAGCCATTAGGTGGAGTGAAGTGTTTGCACACGTTCTTTccaatgtctttaacaccatatGATGACACAAGGGATGATGAACTATATGTAAGCAATAAGGTTCTAGATGATTTACTCCCAACACAAAAATGTTTACGGGCATTTTCATTGTCAAGATATAAAAATATCAATCACTTACCAAATTCCATTGGTAACCACATACACTTGCGCTACATTGATCTCTCTTATACGACAATTAAAATGCTACCAGATACAGTGTGTACCCTCTACAATTTACAAACTCTGCTATTGTTGGGCTGTTCTTCTCTTGTTAAATTGCCTGCAAACATGAGAAAATTGATTCATTTGCGTCATCTTGATATTCGTGGAACTGACATAAACGAGATGCCTGTGCATATGGGTAGATTAAAAAGTTTGAGAACGCTTACAGCTTTTGTGTTGGGAAAATCTACTGGGTCAAACATTGGAGAACTGAGGGAGTTGTCGCACCTACGAGGAAAAATTTCTATCTTGAATCTACAAAATGTAGTCGGTTCTATTGATGCCTTGCTGAAGGATAAGAAAGATCTCAATGAGGTAGAGTTGGCATGGGGTTATGAAGTTTCcaatgattttgtgaaaaagaAACATGTACTTGAAAGTCTACAACCTCCCGTAAATTTGGTGAAACTAACCATCAAGTGGTATGGTGGAACCAGTTTCCCGAATTGGGTGGGAGACTCGTCCTTCTCCAACTTACAAGTGATGCGTCTCAGCGGCTGTAGTGATTGCAGTTCACTGCCACCAGTTGGTCGGCTACCTGCTCTCAAAGAGCTTTACGTAGGAGGGATGACGTCAATTACCAGTGTTGGTGTTGAGTTCTAtgggggaaatcaaccatttcaATCTTTAGAGAAGCTAGAGTTTGTGTATATGCCAAAGTGGGAGGAATGGCTGCCGAGTCCAAGCGGAGGTGAAAGTCCAGACTTTCCTCGTCTTAAGGAGTTGATTTTAGACCAATGTCCAAAACTGAGAGGATACTTGCCCACTCATCTTCCTTCCTTGGTGAACCTTGGGGTCTATCGATCTAATGTACTACATTGGTCGATGGAGACGCTGCCGTCGCTTCAGAAGCTTGATATTGATATTGTTGGCGGGAAAGAGTGGCTGCCGCAAATGGTGCGCAACAGCAATTGTCTTCAAAGTATGACTCTTTCTTTCTGTTCCTCACTCTTGTCGCTCCCTACGAATGGTCTGCCCACCACGCTGACGTCACTCCGTATATCATACTGCAAGAAATTAGAATTCCTAAGTGAGATGATGGCCAAATTGACTTCCCTTCAGTCTTTGCGTCTATCCAACAGCTGTGATTCTCTGAGTTCGTTCCCTTTGGGCATTTTCCCCAAACTTTCATCTCTTGAAATATGCAGTTGCCGGAATCTGAAATCCCTTTCTGTTGAAGGAGGAGCAGATGAAAACCTCAGCCGTCTCAACTCCCTCCGGATCGAGACATGTCCAAATCTTGTCGCTTTTCCCGACGGGGGATTGCCCACTCCCAACCTCACTTCCTTTTATGTCTCTGGATGCAAGAGTTTGAAGTTGCTGCCGGACCGCATGCACACCCTCACCGCCCTTCAAGAATTGTCGATATCCTGTCTTCCAAATGTGGTGTCATTTGCACAAGGGGGTTTGCCTCCCAACCTACAATCATTATCTATCAGTGACTGTAACAGACTGAGGCCTTCAGTGGAATGGGGATTGCAAGGGCTTGTCTCTCTTCGGCAATTTCGGGTCTCCAGAGAAAGCAAGGATCTGCTGGAGACGTTGCTCAATGAACAGCTGCTCCCTGCCACTCTccacactctccaaatctctTCTGTATGGAACCTGAAATCTTTGGACGGAAAGGGACTTGAGCACCTCACTTCTCTTCAACAGCTACAAATTGAATGGTGCGGGAGTCTTAAATTCCTGCCAAAAGAGGGTTTTCCGGCATCTCTTTCTTATCTGAACATCAGGAGGTGCCCTTCTTTAAAGAAGAGGTATCTGAAGAAGAGGTATGAGAACGTAGCTCGCATTCCTTGCGTAAAGATAGATGGAGAAGTCAACATCTTGTGA